From Pyrenophora tritici-repentis strain M4 chromosome 1, whole genome shotgun sequence, the proteins below share one genomic window:
- a CDS encoding TolA, Membrane protein involved in colicin uptake: protein MAPIDEAIADLESRDPGEKFTLKEVAEKWGVNRSTLGRRWRRVTGPRSDGYAQQQAIGPQQELELVRYITKLTKQGLPPTREMIRNFSSEVAHQQLSESWVTRFINRHEIYLISKWTTAMDRTRHLADSESKYRLYFELLHQKITEYHLEARDIYNMDEKGFLIGMIGRSKRIFSRRQWDKKEVRASLQDGSREFLTLLACCCADGSSLPPALIYAAKNGAIRSSWVEDIKAGEHEVFVSSSLTGWSNNDVGLAWLEQVFDRYTKQRSGRWRLLILDGHGSHLTMEFIKYCDRHRILLMILPPHSTHTLQPLDVVLFKPLSQAYSNELTNHLYKAQGLIPIKKGDFFPLFWRAWQASFKQSTILKAFEATGIWPIDPNVILRRFASTPEAERSSSSGLSDHDWRKLDRLVRAAVNDSHQYEARKLRSSVHHLSVQYKLLQHENEGLKEALQHKKKHKKKGKALDLQQRQEYHGGSVFWSPRKIREARAREVVRERDKIEEKLQKAQAKKQREEVQLQRQVKLEEKRVERQRLKEIRELERAEKAAERARKVEAQHQKKATQQAQQRKRKASRAPSSKNKRQKRAMEDRARDRVASPPSPPPPKTTSRGRNVNLPQKFR, encoded by the coding sequence ATGGCTCCGATTGATGAAGCGATTGCAGATTTAGAATCGCGCGATCCAGGAGAGAAATTCACATTAAAAGAAGTTGCTGAAAAATGGGGGGTTAACCGCTCAACGCTAGGGCGAAGATGGAGGCGCGTGACAGGGCCTAGGAGCGATGGATACGCTCAGCAGCAAGCTATCGGCCCACAACAAGAGTTAGAGCTTGTACGATATATCACTAAGCTCACTAAGCAAGGCCTACCTCctacaagagagatgatcaggaatttctcatcagaagtagcccatcagcagctcagcgagagctgggttactcgcttcattaaccgacacgagatctatcttatctcaaagtggaccaccgccatggatcgtacgcgccacctggctgattctgagtcaaagtatagactctacttcgagctgctgcaccagaagatcaccgaataccacctagaggctcgagatatatacaatatggatgaaaAGGGCTTCCTTATTGGTATGATAGGCAGGAGTAAGAGGATATTtagcaggcgtcaatgggataagaaagaggttcgagcatctctccaggatggatcacgcgagtttctgacactcctggcctgctgctgcgccgatgggagctcgctgcctccagcccttatctacgcagctaaaaatggagccatacgatcgagttgggtggaggatattaaggcaggagaacatgaggtctttgtctcatcatctctaacaggctggtcaaacaatgacgtaggcctagcttggctagagcaggtgtttgatcgctatacaaagcagcgatcagggagatggcgattgctcatccttgatggccatggatctcacctcacgatggagtttatcaagtactgcgatcgccataggatcctcctcatgatccttcctccccattcgactcatacgctccagccgctcgatgtagtgctgttcaagccactctctcaagcctactccaacgagctcactaaccatctctacaaggctcaaggcctcaTTCCAATTaagaaaggagacttcttcccactcttctggAGAGCTTGGCAGGCCTCGTTTAAGCAATCAACTATATTAAAAGCGTTTGAAGCTACTGGTATATGGCCAATAGATcccaacgttatccttcgtagatttgccagcacgccagaagctgagagaagctcatcttcagggctctctgatcatgactggagaaagctcgatcggttagtacgagctgctgtcaatgatagccatcagtatgaggcaagaaagctgcgctcaagcgttcaccatctctctgtgcagtatAAGCTTTTAcagcatgagaacgagggcttaaaggaggctcttcaacataaaaagaagcataagaagaagggcaaagctcttgaccttcaacagcgccaggagtatcacggtggctctgtcttctggtctcctcgcaagatacgcgaggctcgagctagagaagtagtacgggagcgagataagatagaggagaaactccaaaaagcacaggccaagaagcagcgtgAGGAGGTtcaactgcagcgtcaagttaagctcgaggagaagcgtgtagagaggcagaggctcaaggagataagggagcttgagcgagctgagaaagcagctgaacgcgcgcgcaaagttgaagctcaacaccagaaaaaagccacccaacaagctcaacaacgcaagcgTAAAGCCTCAAGAGCGCCCTCTTCTAAgaacaagcgtcaaaaacgaGCGATGGAGGATAGAGCTCGCGATAGAGTTGCATCTCCTCCAtcgcctccaccaccaaagaccacatcacgtggccgcaacgtcaacctcccacaAAAATTCAGATAG
- a CDS encoding DadA, Glycine-D-amino acid oxidase (deaminating), whose product MLSQVHDVIVVGGGAIGLAAAYEVAKAGKSTLVLEQSCLFNAAGSSNDLARMYRTMYTEPFMAELAFKSMKIWKELEMDSGTSLRTMSGLLNFGDPTMGADTPEGTLMGPIANLENMHMPFRKMTKQEMENEYPFKNLPEEWEGIFAPDNGVINVPLLLRTLARLAKDYGAHTQQYTEVKKLVPVKENDEDIWKIEARVNRDKAVSFRARKIIIATGAYTNHVVQPSFNFKLKLNIWEMVASYFTVNAGPNGTSFPSMWFQFANDKRGRSRLFYGFPTVEWGPPNVCRIAVDAATRQITDPDRRCGSIVNPEDIHDTQQFIEKHLVGVDYTTPAYTLSCLQTNTFDNMFVLDYIPEQYLQGGAKDSVAVFTAGWAMKFVPLIGRALKDMVLNGHSEYALEEFKIDRLDLKSKGKDGRSQAGIIDEVDGDFANPWEYLYLEASVASITCQYSYLQWAPGHNDVKGNEKADTLAKEAAKERPTTSTIASLAYLGTEINKIQKTEQLMEYKRYTDRPTKNRSSYSRIFKLNTHTTIKVPKGTPREISSAFYSLKLGHGYFNSYLKRFNKRDCNLCIL is encoded by the exons ATGCTTTCTCAAGTTCATGACGTCATCGTAGTGGGTGGTGGCGCGATCGGGCTCGCTGCTGCGTACGAGGTAGCCAAAGCAGGCAAGTCTACTCTGGTACTCGAGCAGAGCTGTCTTTTCAACGCGGCTGGAAGCTCCAATGACCTAGCTAGAATGTATCGCACTAT GTATACTGAGCCGTTTATGGCGGAACTTGCTTTCAAGTCTATGAAGATTTGGAAAGAGCTAGAAATGGACTCTGGAACATCTTTGCGCACAATGTCAGGGCTCCTGAATTTCGGAGACCCTACGATGGGAGCAGACACCCCGGAAG GAACACTCATGGGCCCTATAGCTAATTTGGAGAATATGCATATGCCTTTTCGCAAGA TGACGAAACAAGAGATGGAGAACGAGTACCCATTTAAAAACCTCccagaagagtgggaagGTATCTTCGCTCCAGATAATGGCGTGATCAATGTTCCACTCCTGCTTCGAACACTCGCGCGCCTGGCTAAAGACTATGGTGCTCATACTCAGCAATATACTGAGGTCAAAAAGCTCGTCCCTGTGAAGGAGAACGACGAAGACATATGGAAGATCGAAGCCCGTGTCAATCGCGATAAAGCTGTTTCATTTAGGGCTCGAAAGATTATCATAGCGACGGGTGCATATACAAACCACGTCGTGCAACCCAGCTTTAACTTTAAGCTGAAGCTCAATATCTGGGAGATGGTGGCATCGTACTTTACGGTGAATGCTGGTCCTAATGGAACCAGTTTTCCAA GTATGTGGTTCCAGTTCGCGAACGACAAACGTGGCAGGTCGCGGCTGTTCTACGGGTTTCCAACAGTCGAGTGGGGTCCTCCCAACGTTTGTCGAATCGCGGTAGATGCGGCAACGAGACAGATTACAGACCCCGATCGGCGGTGCGGTAGCATCGTCAACCCCGAGGATATACACGACACACAACAATTCATCGAAAAGCATCTGGTGGGGGTTGATTACACAACGCCTGCGTACACCTTATCGTGTCTGCAGACGAATACGTTCG ACAACATGTTCGTATTAGACTATATCCCAGAACAGTATCTCCAGGGCGGTGCGAAAGATAGTGTGGCAGTGTTCACTGCCGGTTGGGCTATGAAATTTGTGCCACTGATCGGCCGAGCCCTAAAAGACATGGTGCTGAATGGACACTCCGAATATGCGTTGGAAGAGTTCAAGATCGACCGTCTGGACCTCAAGAGCAAAGGGAAAGATGGTAGATCTCAAGCGGGCATCATTGACGAGGTAGATGGTGACTTCGCCAATCCCTGGGAGTATCTCTA TCTGGAAGCCTCTGTAGCCAGCATAACATGCCAATATTCTtacctgcagtgggccccaggacacaacgacgtcaagggcaacgaaaaagccgacacgctagcaaaggaagcagctaaagagagaccaacaacatcgaccatagcgagcctagcctacttaggcacagaaatcaacaaaatacaaaaaacagaacaactaatggagtacaagaggtataccgacaggcccaccaaaaacagaagctcctactcaaggatcttcaagctcaacacacatacaacaatcaaagtcccgaagggaacaccaagagaaatctcgagcgcgttctactcactcaagctaggacatggatacttcaactcctaccttaagagattcaacaagagagactgcaatctatgtatattgtaa
- a CDS encoding Monoamine oxidase — protein sequence MVSPSTTAADCSFRSKWASRLIRENIFHELTNLTKRTDHGQRKQSRSSATSQAEYPPFSAPHLSDLFDTIPTGPFDLPKDVVQDYYRVSSVKPDDLSAKHRICIVGAGITGLFIAMILDSLKIPGLEYDILEASDRTGGRIYTHYFSDIPHDYYDIGAMRFPDINIMKSTFKLFKQLNLPVIPYFLDQQSGSVKCPTMYNGITLIDGEPRGSDPFRVGEANGGSVPDANVDDVNKLLNGVYEPFKKAMAADFEEGFKHLMKYDSYTTREMLKNPPPPSKNGLTPLKSLDFFSVQWLETNNTATGLFDKAFSEAAMDSFDFAGPKKEDIKWYCIDGGSSVLIQTMVKTIKQPVQHGKRVQKYTQNSKTKEITVSVAGEPEGARLPYSSVFNTTSLPCLQRIDSTSLDLHPSQKDAIRSLHYDDSAKVAMKFSYPWWITKCGIRSGGEATTDTPLRTCVYPSYNVHDPQDQSATLICSYTWAQDATRIGSLIARYDNELRDLMLDNLARVHLKSFQQQAPTSYHGLTTLDEVRQIIGDCRHTHGVSPNEA from the coding sequence ATGGTTTCGCCAAGTACGACCGCGGCTGACTGTAGCTTTCGCTCAAAATGGGCGTCGAGGCTTATCAGGGAGAACATCTTCCATGAGCTGACCAACCTCACGAAAAGGACTGACCATGGCCAACGGAAGCAGAGTCGCTCATCAGCGACTTCGCAAGCAGAATACCCTCCCTTCTCAGCTCCTCATCTGAGCGACCTTTTCGACACAATCCCCACAGGCCCATTCGACCTCCCGAAAGATGTTGTGCAGGATTATTACAGAGTCTCTTCTGTGAAGCCCGATGACTTGAGTGCCAAGCATAGGATCTGTATCGTTGGTGCTGGTATTACTGGCCTATTCATCGCTATGATTCTGGACAGCCTGAAAATTCCTGGTCTGGAATACGACATCCTGGAAGCGTCGGACAGAACAGGAGGGCGGATATACACCCATTACTTCTCTGATATCCCACACGATTACTATGATATCGGCGCCATGCGATTCCCAGATATAAACATCATGAAGTCGACTTTCAAGCTTTTTAAACAGTTGAATCTTCCGGTGATCCCATATTTCCTCGACCAGCAGAGTGGCTCTGTCAAATGCCCAACCATGTATAATGGCATAACACTCATCGATGGCGAGCCGCGTGGCTCTGATCCGTTTCGTGTTGGCGAAGCGAATGGAGGTTCAGTTCCTGACGCGAATGTAGACGACGTGAACAAACTGCTCAATGGTGTCTATGAACCTTTCAAGAAGGCGATGGCTGCAGATTTCGAAGAAGGCTTTAAGCACCTAATGAAGTATGATAGCTATACCACTCGCGAAATGCTGAAAAATCCACCACCCCCGTCTAAGAATGGACTGACACCCTTGAAATCCCTGGACTTTTTCAGTGTCCAGTGGCTGGAGACCAACAACACAGCAACCGGCCTCTTTGATAAAGCATTTTCGGAAGCAGCCATGGACTCTTTCGACTTTGCTGGACCTAAAAAAGAGGACATAAAGTGGTACTGCATCGACGGCGGATCTTCAGTTTTGATCCAGACCATGGTAAAGACTATCAAGCAACCTGTACAGCATGGAAAACGCGTGCAAAAATACACCCAGAATTCAAAGACCAAAGAAATCACTGTTTCTGTCGCTGGGGAGCCCGAAGGAGCTCGTCTTCCCTATTCTTCCGTCTTTAACACAACCAGCCTGCCGTGTCTGCAACGAATAGATTCAACCAGTCTCGATCTGCATCCTAGTCAAAAGGACGCAATCAGAAGTTTGCACTACGACGACAGTGCAAAGGTGGCCATGAAATTCTCTTACCCGTGGTGGATAACGAAATGCGGCATCAGAAGCGGCGGCGAGGCCACCACAGATACACCCCTTCGCACGTGCGTGTACCCATCTTATAATGTTCACGACCCGCAAGATCAGTCGGCCACTCTTATCTGTAGCTACACGTGGGCTCAGGATGCGACGCGCATTGGTAGTCTGATCGCGCGCTACGACAACGAGCTCCGTGACCTAATGCTAGATAATCTGGCACGGGTGCACCTTAAAAGTTTCCAACAACAAGCCCCCACTTCCTATCATGGCCTTACTACTCTTGATGAGGTTCGCCAGATTATCGGCGActgtcggcatacacacggtgtgtcgcctaatgAGGCCtaa
- a CDS encoding CFEM domain containing protein encodes MRFSQITAILSITAVASAQVTFNLTKAYKKGNWDKYHCLDAVKVKTWIPKCLHECQDKANRADGCAFNDYACHCINNSVYSKLIEPCAFPAAMGGKGTCKMADLRVARPIVQDICNFFNATIYSDYHGCKQKLSREKTFGMVRKQKFIAIDSEYDEDRLHYETD; translated from the exons ATGCGTTTCTCTCAGATCACCGCCATTCTTTCCATCACTGCTGTTGCCAGCGCACAGGTCACGTTCAACCTTACCAAGGCCTACAAGAAAGGTAACTGGGACAAGTACCATTGCTT GGACGCCGTCAAGGTTAAGACATGGATCCCAAAGTGCTTGCATGAGTGCCAGGACAAAGCCAACAGGGCTGATGGATGCGCATTCAACGACTACGCTTGCCATTGCATCAACAACTCCGTGTACTCCAAG CTCATCGAGCCCTGTGCATTTCCCGCTGCCATGGGTGGAAAAGGCACCTGCAAGATGGCTGATCTCCGTGTGGCACGTCCAATAGTTCAAGACATATGCAACTTCTTCAACGCAACCATCTATTCCGATTACCATGGTTGCAAGCAGAAGCTTAGCAGGGAGAAAACTTTTGGAATGGTCCGCAAGCAGAAGTTTATTGCGATCGACTCGGAATACGATGAAGACCGTCTGCACTATGAGACCGACTAG
- a CDS encoding AF-4 domain containing protein, with translation MGKQWYNHRSRSQQQRAGATNFVNSTKTQAQVRDREGPLEGINVWGQAQNANRGRLDYRNRENVRDERSRSPERSNSQDESRGHYRNNSRPHTPLPSTKLGTDSKANHQQVREVEASAPASQSVKRKRDNDDANEEPPRSHKKPNTGSGEMTPTACQKVVTGLAALKKLSDEERKKLRAAKFAPKPTVPTKAPVEPKEIPQNTNRRVANVVTQDERKASPISAINAAVTNSPTQHNHVTTASQNEHTKTPDTKTHNHPPTSTKIDSPKQDTIKSTSVTPENKTSVPKISTPPTSLHVSPNTTNPPSKKRKRDDVEETESSASEAKPKSQSSSTAAHPSVIQANIEKRNAKLKELMGSAQAEEKEYPHKAIEYVEYSIYSIPISYSTLIEHEYEFEPIDTPPKELKWKMTASEYELFGRKMLLIRQAALRVVSSKKGKRGEMLGRKKVPMSGPIKIIEDCDLYWHDDKIHVATEKGLLTVPNYLELLDVPETQPVRFEGRKPSWMKQVIERRVRRRAMMRFDPSEILLREGCMQLGSEDPLIVLDRGIFDINIATGQESFMAYGFCTLDGVKGWFPYESTCPMDWSQEPGEETKPDPNIIDWSTFDYGPVARAYTLRQQGKTVEEIEAAEAAFVTSNNPAQDVTIASVTPRVRYPAPSAAQVEKPAHQVEEAPSLTTGSDGSTSGPVSPQSQAETNPLISVAPEPLTRQYSPQAVLRQTLSGESDDDVDLDVLNGATTAHDEVDKADVPGALPETPVNAFTKSRTLLPGFPGFTKPTWKEEDDIDYDDDEL, from the exons ATGGGAAAACAGTGGTACAATCACAGGTCGCGCAGCCAGCAACAGCGCGCCGGCGCAACCAACTTTGTCAACTCCACCAAGACCCAAGCGCAAGTCCGAGACCGCGAGGGACCTTTGGAGGGCATCAATGTCTGGGGTCAGGCCCAGAACGCCAATCGAGGTCGACTGGATTACCGCAACCGTGAAAACGTGCGCGATGAGCGGAGCAGGTCACCAGAGCGAAGCAACTCCCAGGACGAATCACGTGGCCATTATCGCAACAATAGCCGACCGCATACACCGTTACCTTCCACGAAGTTGGGTACCGACAGCAAAGCTAATCACCAACAAGTCCGTGAAGTCGAAGCCTCAGCGCCAGCCAGTCAGTCCGTCAAACGCAAACGCGACAACGATGACGCCAACGAGGAGCCGCCAAGGTCTCACAAGAAGCCCAACACTGGTTCAGGAGAGATGACTCCTACCGCCTGC CAAAAGGTCGTCACCGGATTGGCGGCGCTTAAGAAGCTGAGCGATGAAGAGAGGAAGAAGCTTCGCGCGGCCAAGTTTGCTCCAAAGCCAACTGTACCGACCAAAGCCCCAGTTGAACCCAAGGAGATCCCTCAAAACACCAACCGTCGCGTGGCGAATGTAGTCACCCAAGACGAACGCAAGGCTAGCCCGATTTCCGCCATTAATGCTGCTGTCACAAACAGCCCAACTCAACACAATCATGTCACTACTGCGTCACAGAATGAGCATACGAAAACACCAGACACCAAAACACATAACCATCCTCCTACTAGTACCAAAATCGATTCTCCAAAGCAAGACACGATAAAGTCCACGTCCGTGACCCCAGAGAACAAGACGTCAGTGCCAAAGATTTCCACGCCACCAACATCGCTGCATGTTTCCCCAAACACAACAAATCCACCATCAAAGAAACGCAAGCGCGATGACGTTGAAGAGACTGAGAGCAGCGCATCCGAGGCGAAGCCTAAATCCCAGTCGAGCTCCACCGCAGCACATCCAAGTGTCATCCAGGCCAACATCGAAAAGCGAAATGCTAAACTCAAGGAGCTCATGGGCAGTGCTCAGGCCGAAGAGAAAGAATACCCACATAAAGCTATAGAGTACGTCGAGTACAGCATCTACAGCATCCCCATCTCTTATTCTACTCTCATCGAGCATGAGTACGAGTTTGAGCCCATCGATACGCCGCCGAAAGAACTCAAATGGAAAATGACTGCTAGTGAATATGAGCTTTTTGGTCGTAAGATGCTCCTCATACGCCAAGCAGCGCTCCGCGTTGTAAGCAGCAAGAAAGGTAAACGAGGCGAAATGTTGGGCCGCAAAAAAGTCCCTATGAGTGGTCCCATCAAGATCATTGAGGATTGCGATCTTTACTGGCATGACGACAAGATCCACGTCGCCACTGAGAAAGGACTCTTAACAGTACCAAACTACCTTGAGCTTCTCGACGTTCCAGAAACACAGCCGGTGCGCTTTGAAGGACGCAAACCCTCGTGGATGAAGCAGGTCATCGAGAGGAGGGTTCGTCGCCGAGCAATGATGCGTTTCGACCCCAGCGAAATACTGCTACGTGAGGGGTGCATGCAGCTCGGGAGTGAGGATCCCCTCATAGTCTTGGATCGAGGAATCTTTGATATCAACATTGCCACCGGCCAAGAGTCGTTTATGGCATATGGCTTCTGTACTCTTGACGGAGTCAAAGGTTGGTTCCCATACGAATCTACGTGCCCTATGGACTGGAGTCAGGAGCCAGGTGAGGAGACAAAGCCCGATCCTAACATCATCGACTGGAGCACTTTCGACTACGGTCCTGTTGCTCGAGCCTACACTCTACGGCAGCAAGGGAAGACCGTCGAAGAGATAGAGGCTGCAGAGGCTGCCTTTGTCACAAGTAATAATCCTGCACAAGACGTAACAATTGCGTCCGTTACGCCAAGAGTCAGATATCCCGCTCCATCTGCTGCGCAAGTAGAAAAGCCTGCTCATCAGGTCGAGGAGGCACCGTCTCTAACGACTGGTTCTGATGGTTCTACATCGGGTCCGGTGTCACCGCAATCACAGGCTGAGACCAATCCGCTGATTAGCGTGGCACCCGAACCTCTTACTCGACAGTATAGTCCTCAGGCTGTATTGCGTCAAACTCTCTCTGGGGAGTCCGATGATGATGTTGACCTCGATGTTCTCAACGGCGCAACCACCGCGCATGATGAAGTTGATAAAGCAGACGTCCCAGGTGCACTTCCTGAGACACCAGTGAACGCCTTCACCAAGTCCCGTACATTACTTCCAGGATTTCCAGGATTCACAAAGCCGACGTGGAAGGAGGAAGACGATATCGActacgatgacgacgagCTCTGA
- a CDS encoding DUF1793 domain containing protein, which produces MRPFTFAATALIASVVEASTLRPPVLPLIVRNPYLSTWLQNAREEPWTKWPMFWTGSEIGFGVLASLPDSNQVFPLLGRPHDSLDDNDKDYTISYPIYKGAKYDASTTNLTYSIPAPSSLRSAKDLEITLSFLSPITPTSTLRQTIPAAYLSIHVEGTFDVDIYVDVNGQWVSSKRESLIEWGLFQHVAPGVDERLKTWQVKRQVQQLFTETNDQPEWGQLHFTGPVDVRHESGTSSLLRQRFARTGTLQNQVDGKFRAVMDEEPVFAFSKSFKLAKSSATGSTSSSVLFTITHIQDPITQYASARGLTFMRPLWKSWFPQDDKLIQFHYSDFAVANSLASNYSEQLRIDAYASGSTNYVDIVALSARQVMGATSFSGTRENPLLFLKEISSNGNCQTVDVIFPAFPFFLYTQPKWLAYLLEPLLEHQLSGQYPNKYSMHDLGAHFPNLTGHADGRDEYMPVEECGDMLIMGLALVNSLSYGSDAEAQSIWSTVGSDGDSTKSDKPFALTSIGSHNGVSYIDETWGGSTKGVDAAKKWLEGSYDLWKQWTGYLVEDALEPHNQLCTDDFAGWLPLQTNLALKGIVGIKAFSEIADLMDRPGDAQHYRNISETYVKKWEEFAMSRDKTHAKLAYDWYGSWTTLYSLYADAVLCFHPTITNSSSISEMGGYASGNDHTQRPLTPSKDSSGRTPITSDFIPDSVYNLQSDWYSNVMQKYGLPLDSRHLYTKSDWEFEAAAVANKKVRSEILDRVALWLNETATDRPFTDLYVTEGDGGFPGPWFFARPVVGGHFAFLTLERACGAGGKK; this is translated from the exons ATGAGACCTTTTACTTTCGCTGCGACAGCGCTCATTGCAAGCGTTGTCGAAGCTTCAACTCTCCGACCTCCTGTACTTCCGTTGATTGTGAGAAACCCGTATCTGAGTACATGGTTGCAAAACGCGAGAGAGGAGCCATGGACAAAATGGCCCATGTTCTGGACAGGTTCTGAG ATCGGCTTTGGTGTTCTTGCATCTCTCCCGGACTCAAACCAAGTGTTTCCGCTGCTAGGAAGACCACATGATTCTTTGGATGACAATGATAAAGA CTACACGATATCTTACCCCATCTACAAAGGCGCAAAGTATGACGCGTCAACCACCAATCTCACATACTCGATACCAGCGCCCAGCAGTCTTCGTAGTGCAAAGGACCTCGAGATTACCCTCTCTTTCCTGTCGCCCATAACACCCACCTCGACTTTGCGACAGACGATACCTGCAGCGTATTTGTCGATACACGTAGAAGGCACATTTGATGTCGACATCTATGTCGATGTAAACGGACAATGGGTTAGCAGCAAGAGGGAGAGTCTCATAGAATGGGGCTTGTTCCAACACGTCGCGCCTGGAGTGGATGAGAGGCTGAAGACTTGGCAAGTGAAGCGACAGGTCCAGCAACTGTTCACCGAGACAAACGACCAGCCCGAGTGGGGTCAGCTGCACTTTACCGGACCAGTCGATGTTCGCCATGAGTCTGGTACTTCTTCGCTACTCCGCCAGCGCTTTGCTCGAACCGGCACCTTGCAAAACCAAGTCGATGGCAAGTTCCGCGCTGTCATGGACGAGGAACCGGTATTTGCCTTTTCAAAGTCCTTCAAGTTGGCCAAGTCGTCAGCGACTGGTTCGACAAGCAGCAGCGTGCTATTTACAATCACACACATCCAAGACCCTATCACGCAGTATGCATCCGCCCGTGGCCTCACCTTTATGCGACCGCTGTGGAAGTCATGGTTCCCTCAAGATGATAAGCTCATTCAGTTTCACTACAGTGACTTTGCTGTAGCCAACAGTCTAGCCAGCAACTACTCCGAACAACTGCGTATCGATGCTTATGCATCTGGCTCGACCAACTACGTCGACATTGTTGCCTTGTCTGCACGACAGGTCATGGGCGCGACTAGCTTTTCCGGGACCCGGGAAAACCCTTTGCTCTTCTTGAAAGAGATCTCCTCGAATGGCAACTGCCAGACTGTCGATGTCATCTTCCCGGCTTTCCCATTTTTCCTTTACACACAGCCCAAGTGGCTGGCCTACCTCCTTGAGCCGCTTCTCGAGCATCAGCTGAGCGGCCAGTATCCCAACAAGTACTCTATGCACGACCTGGGCGCCCACTTCCCGAACTTGACAGGACACGCTGATGGACGGGATGAATACATGCCAGTGGAGGAGTGTGGCGATATGCTCATCATGGGCCTCGCGTTGGTCAATTCACTCAGCTACGGTTCTGACGCAGAAGCTCAATCGATCTGGTCTACCGTTGGCAGTGACGGCGATAGTACCAAGTCCGACAAGCCATTCGCGTTGACGAGCATCGGTTCGCACAATGGAGTTAGCTATATTGACGAGACCTGGGGCGGAAGCACTAAAGGGGTCGACGCAGCAAAGAAATGGCTCGAAGGAAGCTACGATTTGTGGAAGCAATGGACAGGATATCTCGTCGAGGACGCTCTGGAGCCCCACAACCAAC TGTGTACCGACGATTTTGCTGGATGGCTGCCACTTCAGACTAATCTCGCATTGAAGGGCATCGTCGGCATCAAGGCTTTCAGCGAGATTGCAGATCTCATGGACCGTCCAGGCGACGCTCAGCACTACCGCAACATCTCCGAGACATACGTCAAGAAGTGGGAAGAGTTCGCCATGTCGCGCGATAAAACCCACGCCAAACTTGCCTATGACTGGTACGGTAGCTGGACGACACTGTACTCGCTTTACGCGGATGCCGTTCTTTGCTTCCACCCTACCATTACAAACTCATCCTCTATATCTGAAATGGGAGGCTACGCATCCGGCAATGATCACACACAGAGACCTTTGACACCATCAAAGGATTCATCGGGCCGCACACCAATCACCTCGGACTTCATCCCAGACTCTGTCTACAATCTTCAGAGCGACTGGTATTCGAACGTTATGCAAAAGTACGGTTTACCACTCGACAGCCGACATTTGTACACCAAATCCGACTGGGAGTTTGAAGCTGCAGCCGTCGCTAACAAAAAGGTGCGCTCCGAGATTCTCGACCGTGTAGCCCTTTGGTTGAACGAGACTGCCACTGATAGACCGTTTACGGATCTATACGTCACAGAGGGAGATGGTGGATTCCCTGGCCCATGGTTCTTTGCTAGACCTGTTGTTGGAGGACACTTTGCCTTTTTGACTCTGGAGAGGGCTTGCGGTGCAGGAGGGAAGAAGTGA